From Streptomyces sp. CMB-StM0423, a single genomic window includes:
- a CDS encoding serine/threonine-protein kinase: MAELLDGRYLLHEKLGRGMFGTVHRAELRVLGHTLRQVGVKLFHAERAVPVPELLGEALQLIEVVEKCPDPVVRDRFLTCHDAGVEGGATGRPYMVTELARGDLAWRLRGGQLPVETVRDYARQLCQGLAFLHGRGVVHLDLKPGNILVSASGSLKIGDFGLARRVSSLLRRAPAATGTVWYVPAEVLQLQEAGPEADVYALGLICYQMLTGRLPHQDQLRAAAPDEVTAPDTDTLVRLKLRDAEPPGTRNPEVRDHPFEAVVMRALSPLATDRYPDAGALLRALDAPAGAPPPRTPTPRQRLETLTEHLRGALRRGDLDLADELRREALDLNRALPDTAMVPEVYALATEAALRRDDGGGARALAMEGLGRRRCPETFRAMAAAFAGTELGRGFARRSGEGAGG, encoded by the coding sequence GTGGCTGAGCTGCTCGACGGTCGCTACCTGCTGCACGAGAAGCTCGGCCGGGGCATGTTCGGCACGGTCCACCGGGCCGAACTCCGCGTGCTCGGGCACACGCTCCGGCAGGTGGGCGTCAAGCTCTTCCACGCCGAGCGGGCGGTACCGGTGCCCGAACTGCTCGGCGAGGCACTGCAGTTGATCGAGGTGGTGGAGAAGTGCCCGGATCCGGTGGTCCGCGACCGCTTCCTCACCTGCCACGACGCCGGCGTCGAGGGCGGCGCCACCGGACGGCCGTACATGGTGACGGAGCTGGCCAGGGGCGACCTGGCCTGGCGGCTGCGCGGCGGCCAGCTCCCGGTCGAGACCGTGCGCGACTACGCCCGCCAGCTCTGCCAGGGGCTCGCCTTCCTGCACGGGCGGGGCGTCGTCCACCTGGACCTGAAACCGGGCAACATCCTCGTCTCGGCGTCGGGATCGCTGAAGATCGGCGACTTCGGGCTCGCCCGCCGCGTCAGCTCGCTGCTGCGCCGCGCGCCCGCCGCCACCGGAACGGTGTGGTACGTACCGGCCGAGGTGCTGCAGTTGCAGGAGGCGGGCCCCGAGGCCGACGTCTACGCGCTCGGCCTCATCTGCTACCAGATGCTCACCGGCCGCCTCCCGCACCAGGACCAGCTCCGCGCCGCCGCACCGGACGAGGTCACCGCCCCCGACACCGACACCCTCGTACGGCTGAAGCTGCGCGACGCGGAGCCGCCGGGCACCCGCAACCCGGAGGTGCGGGACCACCCCTTCGAGGCGGTCGTCATGCGTGCGCTCAGCCCGCTGGCCACCGACCGGTACCCGGACGCCGGCGCCCTCCTGCGCGCGCTGGACGCTCCGGCCGGGGCGCCCCCGCCCCGTACCCCGACGCCGAGGCAGCGGCTGGAGACGCTGACGGAACACCTCCGCGGGGCGCTGCGGCGCGGCGACCTCGACCTCGCGGACGAACTGCGCCGGGAGGCGCTCGACCTCAACCGGGCGCTGCCGGATACCGCGATGGTCCCCGAGGTCTACGCCCTCGCGACCGAGGCGGCGCTGCGCCGTGACGACGGCGGCGGGGCCCGCGCGCTGGCGATGGAGGGTCTGGGCAGGCGCCGGTGCCCGGAGACCTTCCGGGCGATGGCGGCGGCCTTCGCCGGCACCGAGCTGGGACGCGGCTTCGCCCGCCGGAGCGGGGAGGGGGCCGGCGGATGA